The Streptomyces sp. NBC_01298 genome contains the following window.
GAGCTGATGACGCTGCGGCGCTTCATGTAGTCGGAGGCCGACACCGCGATGTCGACGCGTCCGTGCATGAGGCCGAAGGCGCGGATCCGCTCCATGGGGCCGCACAGTTCGAAGGTGCTCGGGTCGAGGCTGTGCAGGTACGGGGCGACGGCCGCGAGGAATCCGCTGTGGAAGGCGTGGTCGCCGGTGCGCAGCTCGGGCGTGTACAACCGCAGGTCGTGCGAGAGGAACTTGGCGCCCTTGCGGGCCAGCAGGTCCGGGCGGCCGACGCTGCGCAGGAAGCTGTCGGTGTACTGGTGCACCAGGACGCGGTCGCCGATGCTGCGCAGCTCGTGGCGGCGGTTGGTGATCGACGGCTGGTCGGACTCCCGCTCCCACATCCACCGGTAGACGGGGGTGGCGAGGATGGTGAAGGAGCGGGCGTGGAAGTTCGCGACCGTGGAGAAGTAGGTGTCCTCGAAGAAGACGCCCTCGGGGAAGCGGATCCCGTGGTTGTCGAGGAAGTCGCGGCGGTACAGCTTTCCGGCGGCGATCGGGTCGTCGATCAGCTCGGGCATGCCGCCCAGGCCGGCGACCGTCTGGTCGGCCGGGTAGAGCTGGGGCTGCCAGACGGTGAGCTCGTCCGTGGCGTGGTTGATGCGCACGACACGGCCGGCGGTGATCTCCGAGCCGGTGACGAGCGCGGAGGACAGCAGGGTCTCGGCGGCCTTGAGCGGGAGTTCGTCGTCCGCGTCGAGGAACATCACGAACTGGCCCGAGGCCGCCTCGATGCCGTTGTTGCGGGGGGCGCCGCAACCGCCGCTGTTCTGCGGCCGCTCGATGACCCGGACGCGTCCGTCCTGGGCCGCGAACTGGTGGGCCAGCGCGAGGGTGCCGTCGGTGGAACGGTCGTCGACGACGAGCACCTCGACCCCGCGGTGCGTCTGCGCCAGGGCCGACTGGAGGGCCCGGGCGAGCGTGGCGCTCGCGTTGAAGGCCGGTATGACGATGGTGACGCCGTAGTGCGATATGTCGACCGGGAAGCTCATCGAGAGTAGTGCTCCGGTTCGACGTAGCCGGGCCGCAGGGCCTGGGCCGGAATCTTGGAGAGCTGCATGGTGTCCGTCGCCACGCCCGTGTACTCGTTCGGGTAGGGCGCGGGGTACGGCACGAAGCCGGGGTCCTCGTACGGCTCGGGGGCGGGGAAGCGCTGGGCGGCTTCCTCCACCTCGCTCAGGTCGTCCTCGCCGCGCCGGCGGTGGCGTCCGGCGTGCAGGTGCTCGGCTATGGAGCCCGCCCGCGTCGGGATGTTGTGGGGGTCGAGGCGTTCCATCGTGCGCGTGAAGTCCCGGGTGGAGAGCCAGAACTTGAACATGATGACGAGCTCGAAGCCGCCCATCAGCACGGCCGACACCGCCGTGGTCCACAGGATGTGGCCGATGACGGGGCCGATGATGAAGATGAACATCTGGAACTCGATGCCGCTGATGAGGTGCGGCCGGATGCGGCTCTGCACCAGCGCGTGGCGCACCCGCGCGTACCAGGGGAACTTCTCGCGGAACTGCTCGTGCAGGTCGATGACCTCGGCCTGTTCGGCGTCCGTGCTCTGGCGCTTGAGCTCGTCGGCCTGGCCCAGGGGGTTCTCGCGCAGCAGGTCCTCGATGAAGACGACCTTGCGCTCCTCCTCCTCGACTCCCTGTTCCGCCTGGCGGGCGAGGGTGACGGCGGCGATCTTGGCGCGCATGGACATGCGCATCTTGTAGATCTGGAGGGCGTCGACGTAGCGGAGCATGTCGAGGAAGATCACGACGAGGGCCGCGAGCAGGTACACCTCTTCGTCGTTCTGGACGAACTGCCCGCCCATCAGGGTGAGCGCGCAGACCAGGACGCGGATGCGGTCGAAGACGTAGTCGAGCCAGCCGCCGAAGATGGTCCCGTTGCCCTTGAGGCGGGCGAGCTTGCCGTCGATGCAGTCGAGGATGAAGCTGAGGTGGTACAGGGCGGCGCCGATGCACAGCGAGATCCAGTCGCCCTGGAAGAAGAAGTACGCCGAGCCCAAGCCCACGAAGAGCGCGGCCCACGTCACCCGGTTCGGCGTGACGAAGTTCCATCGCGCCAGCACGCAGACGAGACGGGTCGCTATCGGGTCGACCAGAAGGACTGTCCACCAGGCGTCCCGCTTCTTGCAGGTCAGCTTCTGGACGGCCTTCAGTGACAGCTTGGACATAACCCCTCAGTCATCGACACCGGCACGGGATGTACAGGCAGAACCCTCATCCTGTGATCA
Protein-coding sequences here:
- a CDS encoding CDP-alcohol phosphatidyltransferase family protein; amino-acid sequence: MSKLSLKAVQKLTCKKRDAWWTVLLVDPIATRLVCVLARWNFVTPNRVTWAALFVGLGSAYFFFQGDWISLCIGAALYHLSFILDCIDGKLARLKGNGTIFGGWLDYVFDRIRVLVCALTLMGGQFVQNDEEVYLLAALVVIFLDMLRYVDALQIYKMRMSMRAKIAAVTLARQAEQGVEEEERKVVFIEDLLRENPLGQADELKRQSTDAEQAEVIDLHEQFREKFPWYARVRHALVQSRIRPHLISGIEFQMFIFIIGPVIGHILWTTAVSAVLMGGFELVIMFKFWLSTRDFTRTMERLDPHNIPTRAGSIAEHLHAGRHRRRGEDDLSEVEEAAQRFPAPEPYEDPGFVPYPAPYPNEYTGVATDTMQLSKIPAQALRPGYVEPEHYSR